The following proteins come from a genomic window of Stigmatopora nigra isolate UIUO_SnigA chromosome 9, RoL_Snig_1.1, whole genome shotgun sequence:
- the c1ql3b gene encoding complement C1q-like protein 3b, with translation MIATGVCGVALVLVLVVLIPAVVNSAGPSPARYEMLGACQMVCDPHGTTPATTEPAKDESLPSFVQGPPGEPGRTGRTGPRGPAGDPGPPGPPGPPGPRGERGTPGLAGPPDGAISAATYNTVPKIAFYAGLKKQHEGYEVLKFDDVVTNLGNHYDPAIGKFTCSIPGIYYFAYHVLMRGGDGTSMWADLCKNNQVRASAIAQDADQNYDYASNSVVLHLEAGDEIYIKLDGGKAHGGNNNKYSTFSGFMLYAD, from the exons ATGATCGCCACCGGGGTATGCGGGGTGGCGCTGGTCCTAGTCCTGGTGGTCCTCATCCCAGCCGTAGTCAACTCCGCCGGGCCATCCCCGGCTCGTTACGAGATGCTGGGCGCCTGCCAGATGGTATGCGACCCCCACGGGACCACCCCCGCCACCACGGAGCCGGCAAAGGACGAGTCGTTGCCCAGTTTCGTCCAGGGTCCGCCGGGGGAGCCCGGACGAACGGGGAGGACGGGACCCCGGGGACCGGCGGGTGATCCCGGGCCACCCGGACCGCCGGGACCTCCCGGACCGCGGGGGGAGCGTGGAACCCCCGGCTTGGCGGGTCCACCCGACGGGGCAATCAGTGCGGCCACCTACAACACGGTGCCCAAGATCGCCTTCTACGCGGGACTGAAGAAGCAGCATGAAGGCTACGAGGTGCTCAAGTTTGACGACGTGGTGACCAATCTGGGTAACCACTACGACCCGGCCATTGGCAAGTTCACCTGCTCCATTCCGGGGATTTACTACTTTGCCTACCACGTGCTCATGAGAGGGGGTGACGGAACCAGCATGTGGGCTGACCTGTGCAAGAACAACCAG GTCCGAGCCAGCGCCATCGCGCAAGACGCCGACCAGAACTACGACTACGCCAGCAACAGCGTGGTTTTGCACCTAGAGGCCGGCGACGAGATCTACATCAAGTTGGACGGCGGCAAAGCACACGgcggcaacaacaacaagtacAGCACCTTCTCGGGCTTCATGCTGTACgccgactaa